In Deltaproteobacteria bacterium, one DNA window encodes the following:
- a CDS encoding D-alanine--D-alanine ligase yields the protein PGREFTVGVVGTGPRARALPVMEVVLVDGKAEAGAYTYGNKALYEDRVHYCLADDGAAWHAAEVAVAAHRGLGLRDVSRVDLRLDAGGTPHFMEVNPLPGLHPGHSDLPIMCRLAGVTYRELIAMIMESALERLPAAMGEATRCA from the coding sequence GCCCGGCCGGGAATTCACCGTGGGCGTGGTTGGCACCGGGCCCCGGGCCAGGGCCCTGCCGGTCATGGAGGTCGTCCTGGTCGACGGCAAGGCCGAGGCTGGGGCCTACACCTACGGCAACAAGGCCCTCTATGAGGACCGGGTCCACTATTGCCTGGCCGACGACGGAGCCGCGTGGCACGCCGCCGAGGTGGCCGTGGCCGCCCACAGGGGCCTGGGCCTGCGTGACGTCAGCCGGGTCGATCTCCGCCTGGACGCCGGGGGCACGCCCCACTTCATGGAGGTCAACCCCCTGCCAGGACTCCATCCGGGCCATTCAGACCTGCCCATCATGTGCCGCCTGGCAGGGGTCACCTACCGGGAACTCATCGCCATGATCATGGAGTCGGCCCTGGAACGCCTGCCTGCGGCCATGGGAGAGGCCACCAGGTGCGCGTAG